A single genomic interval of Lewinellaceae bacterium harbors:
- the aroC gene encoding chorismate synthase, which produces MGGNIFGHAFRISTFGESHGTAIGVIIDGCPPGFSIDLSLIQQEMNRRRPGQSAIVTQRNEADEVQILSGLFEGKTTGTPIAMVLHNEDQKSKDYSHIKDQFRPSHADFTYQEKYGIRDYRGGGRSSARETAARVAAGAIARQVLSHFGIEIYAYTSQVGSIRIPADTEIDRSYIEQNPVRCADRNTAEAMETLIRDIRKQGDTIGGIVTGVITGCPVGLGEPVFDKLHADLGKAMLSINACKGFEYGSGFNGVQLKGSQHNDLFVSEGGKVTTKTNLSGGIQGGISNGMDIYFRCAFKPVATIMQDQESIDQEGKPTTVKGKGRHDPCVVPRAVPIVEAMAALVILDHLLRQRVNTLI; this is translated from the coding sequence ATGGGAGGAAATATATTTGGACATGCATTCAGGATTTCCACATTTGGTGAATCGCACGGGACCGCAATTGGTGTTATCATCGATGGCTGCCCTCCGGGATTTTCCATAGACCTCTCGCTTATCCAGCAAGAGATGAATCGCCGGCGCCCCGGTCAGTCTGCCATCGTGACCCAGCGCAATGAAGCCGACGAAGTACAGATCCTGTCCGGGCTGTTCGAAGGAAAGACCACGGGCACGCCAATCGCCATGGTCCTGCACAATGAGGATCAGAAATCCAAGGACTATAGCCACATCAAGGATCAATTCCGCCCTTCTCATGCCGATTTTACGTACCAGGAGAAATATGGAATCCGTGACTACCGTGGCGGTGGACGAAGCTCAGCACGGGAGACTGCCGCACGGGTTGCAGCCGGGGCCATCGCCCGGCAGGTATTATCCCATTTCGGCATAGAGATATACGCTTATACGAGCCAGGTTGGTTCGATCCGTATTCCGGCAGATACAGAAATTGACCGCTCCTACATCGAACAAAATCCGGTGCGCTGTGCAGACCGGAACACTGCTGAAGCGATGGAAACGCTGATCCGGGACATTCGTAAGCAGGGAGATACGATCGGAGGAATTGTAACGGGTGTGATCACAGGTTGTCCGGTAGGGCTGGGAGAACCCGTTTTTGACAAACTCCACGCAGACCTGGGTAAGGCCATGCTCAGTATCAATGCTTGCAAGGGATTTGAGTACGGTTCAGGTTTTAACGGCGTACAGTTAAAAGGTTCACAGCACAATGATTTGTTCGTCTCAGAGGGAGGGAAGGTCACCACCAAAACCAATCTCTCCGGCGGAATACAGGGAGGCATTAGCAACGGCATGGACATTTATTTTCGTTGTGCCTTCAAACCGGTAGCAACCATCATGCAGGATCAGGAATCGATCGATCAGGAAGGCAAGCCTACGACGGTCAAAGGCAAAGGCAGACACGATCCTTGTGTCGTTCCGCGTGCGGTACCCATTGTGGAAGCGATGGCCGCGCTGGTTATTCTGGACCATCTGCTGAGACAACGTGTCAATACGCTGATCTAG
- a CDS encoding DNA-binding protein, giving the protein MREITNKHIAIILDEIANLLEIQEANPHRVRAYRSAAQYVERLDFPIRDIIRSGDGLTLQSLPYIGERLARLIEEVVRTGKSVVLERLKGSVTAEEQFAHLPGIGPQLAERIVHHLDIHTLQDLETAAHDGRLSTVPGFGKRRIDALKWSLEGLLARRVTRLNPENRVIKSEPSVATILKVDDVYRHKAAAGKLRLIAPKRFNPEGKAWLPVMHLEEDDWSFTALYSNTSRAHNLGKTSDWVVIFYEKEGREGQVTVVTETHGSLKGNRVVRGREKECGAYYLVAQEM; this is encoded by the coding sequence ATGAGGGAGATTACTAATAAACACATTGCTATTATCCTGGACGAAATTGCTAACCTGTTGGAGATCCAGGAAGCTAACCCACATCGTGTGCGTGCTTACCGTTCTGCTGCTCAATACGTTGAAAGACTGGATTTTCCTATCCGGGACATCATCCGGTCGGGTGACGGGCTAACTTTACAATCTCTGCCATACATCGGTGAACGATTGGCCCGGTTGATTGAGGAAGTTGTCCGGACGGGTAAGTCGGTGGTACTGGAGCGATTAAAAGGGTCGGTAACTGCAGAAGAACAGTTTGCCCATCTTCCGGGCATAGGACCACAGTTGGCCGAACGCATCGTACATCACCTGGATATTCATACCCTGCAAGATCTCGAGACGGCTGCTCATGACGGACGGCTCTCAACAGTCCCCGGTTTTGGCAAGCGCCGTATTGATGCTCTAAAATGGAGCCTTGAAGGCTTACTCGCCCGTAGGGTCACCCGTTTAAACCCCGAAAATAGGGTGATTAAAAGTGAGCCTTCCGTCGCAACGATCCTGAAGGTAGATGACGTTTACCGTCATAAAGCAGCGGCCGGGAAACTCCGTTTGATTGCGCCAAAGAGGTTCAATCCGGAAGGTAAAGCCTGGTTACCGGTCATGCATCTGGAAGAGGATGATTGGTCCTTTACTGCACTCTACTCCAATACCAGCCGGGCACACAACCTGGGTAAAACGTCAGATTGGGTGGTCATTTTTTATGAAAAAGAGGGGCGGGAAGGTCAGGTCACCGTAGTTACCGAAACCCATGGCTCCCTGAAAGGCAACCGGGTAGTCCGGGGAAGGGAAAAAGAATGCGGGGCCTATTATCTTGTCGCCCAAGAAATGTGA
- a CDS encoding Smr/MutS family protein yields MQWIPGNIEAKIEFDKIKQLIAGKCLTKEGSDLIRSISPMIDVAKIDHQMSEAAEVMQAREEDIPLPFSSFDSIQSCLERLRLENAPLSLEEMQLLLGQLAQMDSLHQYFKKIDPDYLPLLGGAFQAAGYEPELYTRIRLILDDDGSIRPDASRMLIQITHQMQEEEKVLDRTFARLINTYRQQGYLGDTLESVRNGRRVFAVHSEHKRKIRGIIHDESTTGRTAYVEPDEIIQINNNLFDLQMSWRKEVHRILSEFAAFARHYRESLADWQEYLWQLDAIRAKSLFAGQIHAKKPSLSAQPEFALVEAKHPLLYLKNLESGKETIPLSIQLGYPKRLALLSGPNAGGKSVALKTIALCQWMAQCGLLIPASADSTIGIFEEFVVDIGDQQSIEDDLSTYSSRLKLMQEMIRMAGARTLVFIDEFGTGTDPKIGGAIAEAVLMRMHDQQVKGVITTHYSNLKILANHLEGMVNGAMLFNRKDLKPTYRLRLGRPGSSFALEIAEKIGLDDTIIQYAKQKMGNKVYYVDQLLSDLEQERIDLQRVMQEHKEKISQADKLMKTYQQMQLDLEVKRKKLKLETKQKALQDNQQNIQAVEKLVRELRKTQKVERVEQKLTELKAEQKELNTVAQKLDTTLNIQETRNQKPIEIGDFVRHSKSEWVGEVLRLEKGQAVLQIGAMQVTLPVKELRHGREPLPVRGERSVKTTLHDHSFDFGTQLDIRGLKKGEAEKIVEGFIDKAVLANAWSIKILHGKGNGVLKQVVLDKLSDYPTAKVYHPDPESGGDGITIAQFHT; encoded by the coding sequence ATGCAGTGGATTCCAGGTAATATTGAAGCCAAGATTGAATTTGACAAGATCAAGCAGCTCATCGCAGGCAAATGTCTGACGAAAGAGGGTAGTGATCTGATTCGCAGTATTTCGCCCATGATTGATGTTGCGAAGATAGATCATCAAATGTCAGAGGCAGCGGAGGTCATGCAGGCAAGAGAAGAAGATATTCCACTACCATTTTCTTCTTTTGATTCCATCCAGTCTTGTCTTGAGCGTTTGCGTCTTGAGAATGCTCCTTTATCCCTGGAGGAGATGCAGTTGTTACTCGGGCAGCTGGCTCAGATGGATTCGTTGCATCAATATTTCAAAAAAATCGACCCGGATTATTTGCCATTACTTGGCGGAGCGTTCCAGGCCGCCGGCTATGAGCCTGAGCTGTACACCCGCATACGGTTGATCCTGGATGATGATGGTTCTATCCGCCCGGATGCATCCAGGATGTTGATTCAGATCACGCACCAGATGCAGGAAGAAGAGAAGGTTCTGGACCGCACATTTGCCCGTCTGATCAATACGTATCGCCAGCAGGGTTATTTGGGAGATACGTTGGAAAGCGTGCGTAACGGACGCCGGGTATTTGCAGTACACAGCGAGCACAAACGCAAGATCCGTGGTATCATTCACGATGAGTCTACTACCGGTCGCACAGCTTATGTAGAGCCGGATGAGATCATCCAGATCAACAACAACCTGTTTGATTTGCAAATGTCCTGGCGCAAAGAGGTTCACCGAATTCTTTCCGAGTTTGCCGCTTTTGCCCGCCATTACCGGGAGTCACTGGCTGATTGGCAGGAATACCTTTGGCAGCTGGATGCCATTCGTGCCAAGTCGCTTTTCGCAGGACAGATCCACGCGAAAAAACCAAGTCTTTCCGCTCAACCGGAATTTGCTTTGGTTGAAGCAAAACACCCTCTCTTATACCTGAAAAATCTTGAATCCGGCAAAGAAACCATTCCATTGTCCATTCAATTGGGCTATCCTAAACGGTTGGCTTTACTCAGCGGACCCAATGCCGGTGGGAAGTCGGTGGCATTAAAGACCATCGCCCTCTGTCAATGGATGGCACAATGCGGACTTTTAATTCCGGCAAGTGCAGACTCCACCATTGGGATCTTTGAAGAATTTGTCGTTGATATTGGGGACCAGCAATCCATTGAGGACGATCTGAGTACCTACAGTTCCCGACTGAAGCTGATGCAGGAGATGATCCGGATGGCCGGGGCCAGAACGTTGGTTTTCATCGACGAATTCGGTACGGGAACAGACCCAAAAATTGGAGGCGCCATTGCAGAGGCGGTGCTGATGCGCATGCATGATCAACAAGTCAAAGGAGTCATCACCACACATTATTCGAATCTCAAGATACTGGCTAACCACCTCGAGGGTATGGTCAATGGGGCGATGTTATTCAACCGCAAAGACTTGAAGCCTACCTATCGCTTGCGCCTGGGGCGGCCTGGCAGCAGTTTTGCACTTGAAATAGCCGAGAAGATTGGCCTGGATGATACCATCATTCAATACGCCAAACAGAAAATGGGGAACAAAGTGTATTATGTCGATCAGCTCCTGAGTGATCTGGAACAGGAACGCATCGATCTTCAACGGGTAATGCAGGAGCATAAAGAAAAGATCAGCCAGGCAGACAAGCTCATGAAAACCTACCAGCAGATGCAGCTCGATCTGGAGGTTAAACGCAAAAAGCTGAAACTCGAAACGAAACAGAAAGCCCTCCAGGACAATCAGCAAAACATTCAGGCTGTAGAGAAACTGGTCCGGGAATTACGTAAGACCCAAAAGGTTGAACGGGTGGAGCAGAAGTTGACGGAACTAAAAGCCGAACAAAAGGAACTCAATACAGTCGCCCAGAAGCTTGATACGACATTAAATATCCAGGAAACCAGAAATCAAAAACCCATTGAAATAGGTGATTTTGTACGACACAGCAAGAGTGAGTGGGTCGGTGAAGTTCTGAGGCTGGAGAAAGGGCAGGCCGTACTGCAAATCGGGGCCATGCAGGTGACATTGCCTGTGAAAGAGCTGAGGCACGGCCGAGAGCCACTTCCGGTACGTGGAGAGCGAAGTGTGAAAACCACCTTACACGACCATTCCTTTGACTTTGGGACACAGCTGGACATTCGGGGATTAAAGAAAGGCGAGGCGGAGAAAATTGTAGAAGGATTTATCGATAAGGCTGTCCTGGCCAATGCCTGGTCCATCAAAATCCTGCATGGAAAAGGGAATGGTGTCCTGAAGCAGGTGGTTCTTGACAAACTAAGTGATTACCCCACGGCCAAGGTTTATCATCCCGACCCGGAAAGCGGGGGCGACGGCATAACCATCGCCCAGTTTCATACTTAA
- a CDS encoding nucleoside-diphosphate kinase codes for MAGNRTFTMIKPDAVADGHIGAILAKINEAGFRIVAMKMTHLSKQKAEGFYAVHKERPFFGELTSFMSSGPIVAAVLEKDNAVADFRTLIGATDPAKAAPGTIRALFARNMGENAVHGSDSDENAAIEIAYHFPATEIFG; via the coding sequence ATGGCAGGTAACAGAACATTCACGATGATCAAGCCGGATGCCGTAGCTGACGGTCACATCGGAGCTATCTTAGCGAAAATCAATGAAGCGGGATTCCGCATCGTTGCAATGAAAATGACCCATTTAAGTAAACAAAAAGCGGAAGGATTTTACGCGGTGCATAAAGAGCGTCCATTCTTTGGAGAATTGACCAGCTTTATGTCATCAGGCCCGATCGTTGCCGCGGTACTGGAAAAGGACAATGCCGTAGCCGACTTCCGTACTTTGATTGGAGCAACGGACCCGGCGAAAGCAGCTCCAGGCACCATACGTGCCCTTTTCGCACGCAATATGGGTGAAAATGCAGTCCACGGATCCGATTCCGATGAAAATGCAGCTATCGAAATCGCTTACCACTTTCCGGCTACTGAAATATTCGGTTAA
- a CDS encoding bifunctional oligoribonuclease/PAP phosphatase NrnA has product MNTIDIIPLIKQPRKVTILSHRNPDGDALGSSLAMARMLTYIGHQVKVILPSEYPYYFDWLPDVESVVIADSRVSYANTLIEECDLIICLDFNSLDRVDNVSQTVATSNKPIILIDHHQDPMPFAGYMISDPLASSTAELVYRFFEELGLLHRVDAAIATCLLTGIITDTGSFKFNVNPTVFNIVSQLITKGVDYQQIQYNIFNNMSAKQLQLLGFCLDLRMEIVPEWHAAIIGLNKADFQRFKISRGDTEGIVNYPLMVGDIWVAVLITEQQNLIKFSFRSKGDIAVNELARRHFNGGGHKNAAGGSLQVSFTDALQQLKQHLPSVIQFSNI; this is encoded by the coding sequence ATGAATACGATTGATATCATACCTCTTATTAAACAGCCGCGTAAGGTTACCATCCTTTCACACCGCAATCCTGATGGGGATGCATTAGGCTCTTCACTGGCAATGGCCCGGATGCTTACCTACATCGGGCATCAGGTTAAGGTGATCCTTCCGAGCGAGTATCCATATTACTTTGACTGGCTTCCGGATGTCGAATCGGTAGTGATTGCTGACAGCCGGGTAAGCTATGCCAATACGCTCATTGAGGAGTGTGACCTGATCATCTGTCTGGATTTCAACTCATTGGACCGGGTAGATAATGTGAGCCAAACTGTGGCTACCTCTAATAAACCCATTATTCTGATCGATCATCACCAGGACCCCATGCCTTTCGCCGGCTATATGATTTCGGATCCGCTGGCTTCATCAACGGCAGAGCTGGTTTACCGGTTTTTCGAGGAATTGGGTCTGCTCCACCGTGTCGATGCTGCGATTGCCACCTGTCTCCTGACCGGTATCATCACGGATACCGGATCATTCAAGTTTAATGTTAACCCTACCGTATTCAATATTGTATCTCAGCTGATCACCAAAGGAGTTGACTATCAGCAGATCCAGTACAATATCTTCAACAATATGTCTGCCAAGCAACTTCAGCTTTTGGGCTTCTGTCTGGATTTAAGGATGGAAATTGTTCCGGAATGGCATGCTGCGATCATTGGCTTGAACAAAGCCGATTTCCAGCGTTTCAAGATCAGCCGGGGGGATACGGAGGGGATCGTCAATTATCCGCTGATGGTGGGTGATATCTGGGTAGCTGTTTTGATCACGGAACAACAAAATCTGATCAAGTTCAGTTTTCGCAGTAAAGGCGACATAGCAGTAAATGAACTGGCCAGACGTCACTTTAACGGTGGCGGGCATAAGAATGCAGCAGGTGGCTCCCTGCAGGTCAGTTTTACCGATGCCCTGCAACAATTGAAACAACATCTTCCTTCGGTTATTCAATTTTCAAATATATGA
- a CDS encoding FKBP-type peptidyl-prolyl cis-trans isomerase, translating to MRTTFLGCIVLSIGLLSFGSCSKGSKSGGTEVGEFLKTPTGFTYYLFERGPGRKINVGEVAYFNVIEVMDDSVVLQNSWVDRKLRKNQISEAGQISRDVGPIMDVLREMHIGDSVSFTLTPRDLNIPTEAFQFDHLTYFMKLEKIKSQSQWQAEKDSMQAVFDHYVDSVRLLTEPMKQKLQADIKAWKGEYADKIQRTPSGIEYYVHTLGTGLVIENGVGVAINYVGALEDGTVFDDSYHDGRPYAFTFGRGTVIKAWDDIFQYLPRGSVATIWVPANLAYAEAGSPPAIPPNANLFFLVEVIE from the coding sequence ATGAGAACTACATTCTTAGGCTGTATCGTACTTAGCATCGGCCTACTTTCCTTTGGCTCTTGCAGTAAGGGCAGCAAATCCGGTGGTACAGAAGTAGGGGAGTTCCTGAAAACCCCGACTGGCTTTACGTATTACTTGTTTGAGCGCGGCCCGGGGCGTAAGATCAATGTAGGCGAAGTCGCCTATTTCAATGTCATTGAGGTCATGGATGACTCCGTAGTCCTTCAGAACAGTTGGGTCGACCGGAAACTGCGTAAGAATCAGATCTCTGAAGCAGGTCAAATCTCCCGTGATGTAGGACCTATCATGGATGTACTGCGCGAGATGCATATCGGAGACAGTGTCAGTTTTACCCTGACACCGCGTGACCTGAACATACCTACCGAAGCATTCCAGTTTGACCACCTTACCTATTTCATGAAACTGGAAAAAATAAAATCGCAATCCCAATGGCAGGCAGAAAAGGATTCCATGCAGGCCGTATTTGACCATTATGTGGACAGTGTCCGGTTGCTCACCGAGCCTATGAAGCAAAAATTGCAGGCGGATATCAAAGCCTGGAAGGGAGAATATGCGGATAAGATCCAGCGCACACCTTCCGGAATTGAATACTACGTACACACACTGGGAACAGGCTTGGTCATTGAAAATGGGGTTGGTGTAGCCATCAATTATGTGGGTGCATTGGAAGATGGTACGGTCTTCGACGACAGTTATCACGATGGCCGGCCTTATGCCTTTACCTTTGGAAGAGGTACGGTGATCAAGGCTTGGGATGATATCTTTCAATACCTGCCTCGCGGGTCGGTGGCTACCATCTGGGTACCGGCCAACCTGGCTTATGCTGAAGCTGGAAGCCCGCCGGCAATTCCTCCAAACGCTAATCTTTTCTTTCTGGTAGAAGTCATTGAATAG
- a CDS encoding PQQ-dependent sugar dehydrogenase, with translation MRRLSHILVCLYFLPLTALAQPELIYQEVVHGLSRPTDIAFAPGYPDRMYVVEQGGRIRIVEGGLVVSTFLDLSDQLDADSELGLLGLAFDPQFDENGIYYIDYAGKIDGKLISRVARRFVESPGDYVSSNREEVVLKFDQPYKNHNAGDIAFGPDSMLYITTGDGGAANDPAGNGQNLDTLLGKLLRIDVRGQETYRIPVDNPFLDVPAVKPEIWAYGLRNPWRIAFDRQNGDLWIGDVGQDKWEEISRVPAGKRGLNFGWRCFEGDHYFSPCDSIDQAMPVYVYAHSDNCPDSRYCGESITGGFMYRGANSDLAGLYFFADYEKNRLWALKYDAANASQVLDFEFPYLHTSTFGENADGELFFATIEGFVYQIQTDASTHRLVDIMDQVTLFPNPATSSVQLQLPVTTAGEYRWIELSGKAGSWQPIPAGGGTLPVPGAVNGILWLQVRSSGMYSRVFMVEIMH, from the coding sequence ATGAGAAGGCTTTCCCATATTCTGGTGTGCCTGTATTTTCTTCCCCTGACTGCTCTGGCACAACCCGAATTAATATATCAGGAGGTCGTGCATGGATTATCCAGGCCTACGGATATTGCTTTTGCACCGGGATATCCCGATAGAATGTATGTGGTTGAGCAGGGTGGAAGAATCCGCATCGTTGAAGGAGGGCTGGTCGTCAGCACCTTTCTTGATTTGTCAGACCAGTTAGATGCGGACAGTGAGCTGGGCCTTCTTGGACTTGCCTTCGATCCACAGTTTGATGAGAATGGCATTTATTATATCGATTATGCCGGTAAGATAGACGGTAAGCTTATAAGCAGGGTGGCACGACGTTTTGTTGAATCTCCTGGTGATTACGTTTCATCAAACCGGGAAGAAGTTGTCTTGAAGTTTGATCAACCCTATAAAAATCACAATGCTGGAGATATCGCTTTTGGCCCGGATAGCATGTTATACATAACAACCGGCGATGGTGGGGCAGCCAATGACCCGGCCGGAAACGGGCAGAACCTGGATACGCTGCTAGGGAAGTTGTTACGCATAGATGTACGTGGACAAGAAACCTACCGCATCCCTGTGGATAATCCATTTTTAGATGTGCCCGCTGTCAAACCGGAAATATGGGCTTATGGATTGCGCAATCCGTGGCGCATAGCTTTTGACCGCCAGAATGGAGATTTGTGGATTGGTGATGTAGGTCAGGATAAATGGGAAGAAATCAGTCGGGTGCCAGCAGGCAAAAGAGGACTTAATTTTGGATGGAGATGCTTTGAGGGAGATCACTACTTTAGCCCTTGTGATTCGATCGACCAGGCTATGCCGGTTTATGTTTATGCACATTCAGATAATTGTCCGGACTCCCGGTATTGCGGAGAGTCCATCACCGGTGGGTTTATGTACCGCGGAGCAAATTCCGACCTGGCCGGACTTTATTTTTTTGCTGATTATGAAAAAAACCGGTTATGGGCCTTGAAATACGATGCCGCCAATGCTTCTCAGGTTCTTGATTTCGAGTTTCCTTACCTGCATACTTCAACTTTCGGCGAGAATGCGGATGGAGAATTATTTTTTGCGACAATTGAGGGCTTCGTTTATCAGATTCAGACCGATGCATCCACGCACCGGTTAGTGGACATCATGGATCAGGTTACCTTATTCCCCAACCCGGCCACATCCTCCGTTCAGCTGCAGCTACCGGTAACAACAGCAGGCGAATATCGCTGGATAGAGCTTTCGGGCAAGGCAGGCTCCTGGCAGCCAATCCCGGCAGGAGGAGGTACGTTGCCTGTCCCCGGAGCAGTAAATGGGATCCTCTGGCTGCAGGTTCGTTCTTCCGGCATGTACTCAAGGGTATTTATGGTAGAAATAATGCATTGA
- the prfB gene encoding peptide chain release factor 2, with translation MFDVDRRLLEIEEKEQVAGDPDFWAEPDKAEIILKELKSHKKWVEQYMAFQQSLDDLDVLFEFQKEGEATEGEVDQAYDLVVTKIEDLEFRSTLNQPEDELSCILEINAGAGGTEACDWASMLYRMYLMWAERNGYKVSLLYEQAGDVAGIKSVSLELDGEYAYGMLKGENGVHRLVRVSPFNAQGKRMTSFASVFVHPLIDDSIEVDINPADLEWDTFRSSGAGGQHVNKTESAVRVRHLPSGIVVECQQERSQHMNRDKAMQMLRSRLYEKELEKKRAERDKIEATKMKNEWGSQIRSYVLDDRRVKDHRTQFQTSQTDAVLAGDLDGFLKAFLMWDGSGN, from the coding sequence ATCTTTGACGTCGACAGACGATTACTCGAAATAGAAGAAAAAGAACAAGTTGCCGGCGACCCGGATTTCTGGGCAGAACCGGACAAGGCAGAGATTATCCTCAAAGAGCTTAAATCGCATAAAAAGTGGGTTGAGCAGTACATGGCCTTCCAGCAGTCGCTGGATGATCTGGATGTTTTATTTGAATTCCAAAAGGAAGGGGAAGCTACTGAAGGAGAAGTTGATCAGGCATACGACCTGGTCGTAACCAAGATTGAAGACCTGGAGTTCAGATCTACCCTGAATCAACCGGAAGACGAATTATCCTGCATTCTGGAGATCAATGCCGGTGCCGGTGGTACAGAGGCTTGTGATTGGGCTTCCATGTTATACCGCATGTACCTGATGTGGGCTGAACGCAACGGCTACAAGGTATCGCTGCTTTACGAACAGGCTGGGGATGTTGCTGGTATCAAGTCGGTTTCGTTGGAATTGGACGGAGAATACGCCTATGGTATGCTGAAAGGAGAAAATGGAGTGCACCGGCTGGTCCGCGTAAGTCCTTTTAATGCGCAAGGCAAGCGAATGACTTCTTTTGCCTCCGTTTTTGTTCATCCATTGATCGATGACAGTATCGAAGTTGATATCAATCCGGCTGACCTGGAATGGGACACCTTCCGGTCCAGTGGGGCCGGGGGCCAGCACGTGAACAAGACCGAATCGGCCGTGCGCGTCCGGCATTTACCCAGTGGAATTGTGGTGGAATGCCAGCAGGAACGTTCTCAGCATATGAACCGGGACAAGGCGATGCAGATGTTGCGATCCCGCCTGTATGAAAAAGAGCTGGAGAAAAAACGCGCCGAGAGGGACAAGATCGAAGCAACCAAGATGAAAAACGAATGGGGTTCGCAGATTCGTTCCTATGTGCTTGATGACCGTCGTGTCAAAGATCATCGCACCCAGTTCCAGACATCACAGACCGACGCGGTTTTGGCCGGAGACCTTGACGGTTTTCTCAAGGCTTTCCTGATGTGGGATGGTTCGGGCAATTAA
- a CDS encoding aspartate aminotransferase family protein, with protein MDIPVFRKHAHEVVEWICNYYEQLENLPVKSQVSPGDIRDQLPGSPPAHGESFEAIWKDFQDIVLPGMTHWQHPHFHAYFPANTSLPSILGEMITAALAAQCMIWDTSPAAAELEERVMEWMRDAYGLPASWQGVIQDTASTATLVSILTAREKQSTWQSNKQGLQGLPVYRVYASTDVHSSIDKAVQIAGIGLENLVKIPVDMNRSMQPEALEEAIRKDQAAGMIPLCVIIALGSTSTLAVDPLEPIASICETHRLWLHIDAAYAGNALLLPEYRWMIRGIERADTFVTNPHKWLFTNFDLSAYFVKDRDALVRTFSILPEYLKTATTGKVNDYRDWGIALGRRFRALKLWFVLRTYGIEGLQQTLRNHIEWANWFADQVKGNPHLELVTPLFLNMVCLRAVQPGWSLEEANSFNQQWLTRINGSGKAYLTHTKVDGKYTIRVVLGQTYLQRRHVTELWDWMLAELPEVVI; from the coding sequence ATGGATATCCCTGTATTTAGGAAGCATGCACACGAAGTGGTAGAATGGATTTGCAACTACTACGAACAACTTGAAAATCTACCCGTAAAATCACAAGTTTCTCCCGGCGATATACGTGACCAGCTGCCGGGATCTCCTCCGGCTCACGGAGAATCGTTTGAAGCGATCTGGAAAGACTTTCAGGACATTGTATTACCGGGGATGACACACTGGCAACATCCGCACTTTCACGCCTATTTCCCAGCGAACACCTCGTTGCCATCCATCCTGGGAGAAATGATCACTGCAGCCCTGGCCGCACAGTGTATGATCTGGGATACCTCGCCGGCAGCGGCTGAGCTGGAAGAACGCGTCATGGAATGGATGCGGGACGCATATGGGCTGCCTGCTTCATGGCAGGGAGTTATCCAGGATACTGCTTCTACAGCTACACTGGTGTCCATATTGACCGCACGGGAAAAACAAAGTACCTGGCAAAGCAACAAGCAGGGACTCCAGGGACTGCCCGTATACCGCGTATATGCATCCACGGATGTTCATTCGTCCATCGATAAAGCTGTGCAGATAGCCGGTATTGGTCTGGAGAACCTGGTAAAAATCCCGGTGGATATGAATCGATCCATGCAGCCTGAAGCACTGGAAGAAGCCATCCGAAAAGACCAGGCTGCCGGAATGATACCGCTATGTGTCATCATTGCACTCGGTTCCACCTCTACCCTTGCTGTCGATCCCCTTGAGCCTATCGCCTCCATCTGCGAAACCCACAGACTATGGCTGCATATCGATGCTGCTTACGCCGGCAATGCACTTCTTTTGCCGGAATACCGCTGGATGATCCGTGGTATCGAACGAGCAGATACGTTTGTAACCAATCCACATAAATGGCTCTTCACAAATTTTGATCTCAGCGCCTATTTCGTCAAAGACCGTGACGCACTGGTCCGTACCTTTTCGATCCTTCCTGAATACCTGAAAACAGCTACCACCGGTAAAGTGAACGACTATCGCGATTGGGGAATAGCCCTTGGAAGACGATTCCGTGCTTTGAAGCTCTGGTTCGTTCTGCGTACATACGGCATCGAAGGTTTGCAACAGACGCTGCGAAACCACATCGAATGGGCAAACTGGTTTGCGGATCAGGTGAAAGGCAATCCCCACCTGGAATTAGTCACACCACTCTTCCTGAATATGGTCTGCTTGCGAGCCGTTCAACCCGGATGGAGTCTGGAGGAAGCGAACAGTTTCAACCAGCAGTGGCTGACCAGGATCAATGGCAGTGGTAAAGCCTACCTGACGCATACCAAAGTTGATGGAAAGTATACGATCCGCGTGGTACTGGGTCAAACCTACCTGCAGCGCAGACATGTCACGGAACTATGGGACTGGATGTTGGCCGAATTGCCGGAGGTGGTCATATAA